The sequence below is a genomic window from Lentimicrobium saccharophilum.
ATCAATCCCTGGCATGTAAATGAAGAATTTCAGATGATCTATTTTGAAAAACTCATGGAATGGGTTGAGAAAGAAAATATCCTTGCTTTCTTTTTTGAAGCTTTTGATGAATCATGGAAAGGATCATCGGAACCACTGGAACCCGAGAAACACTGGGGCCTTTTCAGGTCTGACAGAACGCCCAAAATGGCCGTAAGAAAATTGATACAGCAAGAATGAAATAATTGTTTAATACTTAAACGCCTGACAACATTCCTGAATTCTTTGAAATAAGCAGTTTTAATAATGTCAACCAATTTATTAACCTAAAACCAAATAAATGATGAAAAAAACTACGACTATTTTATTGATGCTTATTGCATCAGTCAGTTTTGCCCAGAACAATCCGGTTGATTTTGAATCAGGCGGATTCGGAGCAGACTGGACCTGGGCTGTTTTTGAAAACGACAGCAATCCTCCGTTGGAAATTATTGCAAATCCTGATCAATCCGGTGCAAACACTTCAGCTACTGTTGCTAAATTCACCGCTTTGCAAACCGGAAATCCATGGGCCGGATGCGAATCTTTACACAATGCCGATCTTGGCCCATTTGTATTGGATGAAACCAATAATCTTATCAAGATCATGGTCTGGAAATCTGTGATCAGCGATGTTGGCATCAAACTGGCTTCCCCATTGGGCTGGTCGCAAGGTGAAATCAAAGTTGCCAACACTCTTGTGAATCAGTGGGAAGAGCTTACATTCGACTTTTCAAACTTCATCAACCCTCCCCCTGATCAGGGACAATTGGATCAGATCATCATTTTCCCCGACTTTGACCTATCCGGAAGAACGCAGGATAATATTGTATATTTTGACAATATTACCTTCAATCCTCAGGGTGGAAGTAATCCTGATGTGCCAACAGTTGCAGCGCCCATTCCTCCTCAGCGCAATCCCGGGGATGTTATTTCGCTGTTCAGCGATGCTTATACCAATGTACCTGTAGATACCTGGCTTACAGGATGGTCGGCAGCAATGCTCGAAGAGCTTACCATCGCAGGCAATCCCACTAAAAGATATTACAACCTGGATTATGCCGGAATTGAGACCGTTCAGAATCAAATCGATATATCGGAAATGCTTCAGTTGCATTTAGATGTTTGGTCGCCCAATTTCACTTTCTTCGGAATCAAACTGGTTGATTTTGGCCCTGATGGTGCCTTTGGTGGAGGTGATGATTCAGAACACCAGGTCAATTTTGAAGGATTGGCGCAGTCTCAATGGGTCAGCCTGGAAATCCCTTTGACCGATTTCACCGGATTAAATGCCTTGAATAATATCGCACAGTATATTCTGGTAGGTCAGCCAACCGGTTTAAGCAATGTGTATGTTGATAACTTTTACTTTTATAAAGGGGAGCCGGTAAGCACCTCTGATATCAGCCTGACCGGCAAAAGGGTTGTATTATATCCGAATCCTGTAGAGCAGGGTGGTCAGATTTACCTCGGATCAAACGTTTATCAGGTCGATGTGCTAGACCTGAGCGGCAGGGCTTTAATCTCCGTCAACAATCCGGCCATTGAAACCGGAAACCTCAACCGTGGAGCTTATCTGCTGAGAATCCAAACCAGAGATGGTTTAATTCAAACGCACAAACTCATTGTAAACTAACAAAGATAAATTTGTGATGGGTGAGCCGTCAGATTGTTGACGGCTCATTCTTTACAGTCACAAATCGCAACCTTCTTTGATCATATCCGGTGCTGTAAAGCAAGTGGATCGTTACATTCATTTTTTAAAAAAAATATATGAAAAAAACAGGATTTCTCTTGTTGTTGATGCTTATTGTGTCAATAACCTTTGCTCAAAACGCACCTGTCAATTTTGAAACAGGTGGTTATGGAGCCGACTGGACCTGGACCGTGTTTGAGAACGGACCGAATGCCCCGCTGGGGATCATCACCAACCCTGACCAGAGTGGAATCAATACCTCTGCAACGGTAGCCTCGTTCACGGCTCTTCAAAGCGGTCAACCCTGGGCAGGATGTGAATCAGCTCATGGTGATGATGACCTTGGGCCTTTCGTGCTGGATGCAACCAACTCCATTATCAAAATCATGGTCTGGAAATCCGTGATCAGCGATGTGGGAATTAAACTGGTGGCCGCCAGCGGCTGGGCGCAGGCCGAAATCAAAGTGGCCAACACCCTGATCAATCAATGGGAGGAGCTTACGTTTGATTTTTCTGCTTATCCCAATCCTCCGGGAACAGAAGGCATGTACGATCAGATCGTGATTTTCCCCGACTTTAATCTGTCGGGAAGAACGCAGGACAATGTTATTTACTTCGACAATATCACGTTCAACGAACAAGGCACTTCGCCCGGTGAGCCAACCGTAGCAGCACCGGAGCCACCGGTGCGCGAACCCGAAGATGTTGTCTCGGTATTCAGCGGTGCTTACACCAATGTGGCCGGCACTGATTTCAACCCCAACTGGGGCCAGACAACCGTTGTAACTTTCCCGCTGATCGCGGGCAACGAAACCATGAAGTATGCCAACTTCAACTACCAGGGAACGCAGTTTGCCNNNNNNNNNNNNNNNNNNNNNNNNNNNNNNNNNNNNNNNNNNNNNNNNNNNNNNNNNNNNNNNNNNNNNNNNNNNNNNNNNNNNNNNNNNNNNNNNNNNNNNNNNNNNNNNNNNNNNNNNNNNNNNNNNNNNNNNNNNNNNNNNNNNNNNNNNNNNNNNNNNNNNNNNNNNNNNNNNNNNNNNNNNNNNNNNNNNNNNNNNNNNNNNNNNNNNNNNNNNNNNNNNNNNNNNNNNNNNNNNNNNNNNNNNNNNNNNTGCTTATTGTGTCAATAACCTTTGCTCAAAACGCACCTGTCAATTTTGAAACAGGTGGTTATGGAGCCGACTGGACCTGGACCGTGTTTGAGAACGGACCGAATGCCCCGCTGGGGATCATCACCAACCCTGACCAGAGTGGAATCAATACCTCTGCAACGGTAGCCTCGTTCACGGCTCTTCAAAGCGGTCAACCCTGGGCAGGATGTGAATCAGCTCATGGTGATGATGACCTTGGGCCTTTCGTGCTGGATGCAACCAACTCCATTATCAAAATCATGGTCTGGAAATCCGTGATCAGCGATGTGGGAATTAAACTGGTGGCCGCCAGCGGCTGGGCGCAGGCCGAAATCAAAGTGGCCAACACCCTGATCAATCAATGGGAGGAGCTTACGTTTGATTTTTCTGCTTATCCCAATCCTCCGGGAACAGAAGGCATGTACGATCAGATCGTGATTTTCCCCGACTTTAATCTGTCGGGAAGAACGCAGGACAATGTTATTTACTTCGACAATATCACGTTCAACGAACAAGGCACTTCGCCCGGTGAGCCAACCGTAGCAGCACCGGAACCACCGGTGCGCGAACCCGAAGATGTTGTCTCGGTATTCAGCGGTGCTTACACCAATGTGGCCGGCACTGATTTCAACCCCAACTGGGGCCAGACAACCGTTGTAACTTTCCCGCTGATCGCGGGCAACGAAACCATGAAGTATGCCAACTTCAACTACCAGGGAACGCAGTTTGCCTCGGCGCTTGACCTGAGTGGAATGGAGACCCTGCACCTGGATATGTGGACGGCTGATGCAACCGGGGTAAATATATCCCTGATAAGCACCGGTCCGGTTGAAACGCCTTATGCATTGCAGATTACACCCAACCAGTGGGTCAGCTACGACATTCCGCTAACTGCCTTTGCGGGTGTAAACCTTGCTGATGTTATCCAGCTTAAGTTTGACGGTGGAAACGGGTCACAATCCATTTATCTGGACAATATTTACTTTTACACTGAAGGCGGCGTAATCGGGGATACCCCGAGAAACCCGGTTGATTTTGAAACAGGTGGTTATGGAGCCGACTGGACCTGGACCGTGTTTGAGAACGGCCCGAATGCCCCGCTGGGGATCATTGCCAACCCTGACCAGAGCGGGATCAATACTTCTGCAACAGTAGCCGCATTTACTGCCCTTCAAAGCGGTCAACCCTGGGCAGGATGTGAATCGGCCCATGGTGATGATGACCTTGGGCCTTTCGTGCTGGACGCAACCAACTCCATTATCAAGATCATGGTCTGGAAGCCCGTGATCAGTGATGTGGGGATTAAGCTGGTGGCAAATAGCGGCTGGGCGCAGGCCGAAATCAAAGTGGCCAACACCCTGATCAATCAATGGGAGGAGCTTACGTTTGATTTTTCTGCTTATCCCAATCCTCCGGGAACAGAAGGCATGTACGATCAGATCGTGATTTTCCCCGACTTTAATCTGTCGGGAAGAACGCAGGACAATGTTATTTACTTCGACAATATCACGTTCAACGAACAAGGCACTTCGCCCGGTGAGCCAACCGTAGCAGCACCGGAGCCACCGGTGCGCGAACCCGAAGATGTTGTCTCGGTATTCAGCGGTGCTTACACCAATGTGGCCGGCACTGATTTCAACCCCAACTGGGGCCAGACAACCGTTGTAACTTTCCCGCTGATCGCGGGCAACGAAACCATGAAGTATGCCAACTTCAACTACCAGGGAACGCAGTTTGCCTCGGCGCTTGACCTGAGTGGAATGGAGACCCTGCACCTGGATATGTGGACGGCTGATGCGACAGGGGTAAATATATCCCTGATAAGCACCGGTCCGGTTGAAACGCCTTATGCATTGCAGATTACACCCAACCAGTGGGTCAGCTACGACATTCCGCTAACTGCCTTTGCGGGTGTAAACCTTGCTGATGTTATCCAGCTTAAGTTTGACGGTGGAAACGGGTCACAATCCATTTATCTGGACAATATTTACTTTTACACTGAAGGCGGCGTAATCGGGGATACCCCGAGAAACCCGGTTGACTTTGAAACAGGTGGTTATGGGGCCGACTGGACCTGGACCGTGTTTGAGAACGGCCCGAATGCCCCGCTGGGGATCATTGCCAACCCTGACCAGAGCGGGATCAATACTTCTGCAACAGTAGCCGCATTTACTGCCCTTCAAAGCGGTCAACCCTGGGCAGGATGTGAATCGGCCCATGGTGATGATGACCTTGGGCCTTTCGTGCTGGACGCAACCAACTCCATTATCAAGATCATGGTCTGGAAGCCCGTGATCAGTGATGTGGGGATTAAGCTGGTGGCAAATAGCGGCTGGGCGCAGGCCGAAATCAAAGTGGCCAACACCCTGATCAATCAATGGGAGGAGCTTACGTTTGATTTTTCTGCTTATCCCAATCCTCCGGGAACAGAAGGCATGTACGATCAGATCGTGATTTTCCCCGACTTTAATCTGTCGGGAAGAACGCAGGACAATGTTATTTACTTCGACAATATCACGTTCAACGAACAAGGCACTTCGCCCGGTGAGCCAACCGTAGCAGCACCGGAGCCACCGGTGCGCGAACCCGAAGATGTTGTCTCGGTATTCAGCGGTGCTTACACCAATGTGGCCGGCACTGATTTCAACCCCAACTGGGGCCAGACAACCGTTGTAACTTTCCCGCTGATCGCGGGCAACGAAACCATGAAGTATGCCAACTTCAACTACCAGGGAACGCAGTTTGCCTCGGCGCTTGACCTGAGTGGAATGGAGACCCTGCACCTGGATATGTGGACGGCTGATGCGACAGGGGTAAATATATCCCTGATAAGCACCGGTCCGGTTGAAACGCCTTATGCATTGCAGATTACACCCAACCAGTGGGTCAGCTACGACATTCCGCTAACTGCCTTTGCGGGTGTAAACCTTGCTGATGTTATCCAGCTTAAGTTTGACGGTGGAAACGGGTCACAATCCATTTATCTGGACAATATTTACTTTTACACTGAAGGCGGCGTAATCGGGGATACCCCGAGAAACCCGGTTGACTTTGAAACAGGTGGTTATGGGGCCGACTGGACCTGGACCGTGTTTGAGAACGGCCCGAATGCCCCGCTGGGGATCATTGCCAACCCTGACCAGAGCGGGATCAATACTTCTGCAACAGTAGCCGCATTTACTGCCCTTCAAAGCGGTCAACCCTGGGCAGGATGTGAATCGGCCCATGGTGATGATGACCTTGGGCCTTTCGTGCTGGACGCAACCAACTCCATTATCAAGATCATGGTCTGGAAGCCCGTGATCAGTGATGTGGGGATTAAGCTGGTGGCAAATAGCGGCTGGGCGCAGGCCGAAATCAAAGTGGCCAACACCCTGATCAATCAATGGGAGGAGCTTACGTTTGATTTTTCTGCTTATCCCAATCCTCCGGGAACAGAAGGCATGTACGATCAGATCGTGATCTTCCCTGACTTTGATCTGTCGGGAAGAACGCAGGACAATGTTATTTACTTCGACAATATCACGTTCAACGAACAAGGCACTTCGCCCGGTGAGCCAACCGTAGCAGCACCGGAGCCACCGGTGCGCGAACCCGAAGATGTTGTCTCGGTATTCAGCGGTGCTTACACCAATGTGGCCGGCACTGATTTCAACCCCAACTGGGGCCAGACAACCGTTGTAACTTTCCCGCTGATCGCGGGCAACGAAACCATGAAGTATGCCAACTTCAACTACCAGGGAACGCAGTTTGCCTCGGCGCTTGACCTGAGTGGAATGGAGACCCTGCACCTGGATATGTGGACGGCTGATGCGACAGGGGTAAATATATCCCTGATAAGCACCGGTCCGGTTGAAACGCCTTATGCATTGCAGATTACACCCAACCAGTGGGTCAGCTACGACATTCCGCTAACTGCCTTTGCGGGTGTAAACCTTGCTGATGTTATCCAGCTTAAGTTTGACGGTGGAAACGGGTCACAATCCATTTATCTGGACAATATTTACTTTTACACTGAAGGCGGCGTAATCGGGGATACCCCGAGAAACCCGGTTGACTTTGAAACAGGTGGTTATGGGGCCGACTGGACCTGGACCGTGTTTGAGAACGGCCCGAATGCCCCGCTGGGGATCATTGCCAACCCTGACCAGAGCGGGATCAATACTTCTGCAACAGTAGCCGCATTTACTGCCCTTCAAAGCGGTCAACCCTGGGCAGGATGTGAATCGGCCCATGGTGATGATGACCTTGGGCCTTTCGTGCTGGACGCAACCAACTCCATTATCAAGATCATGGTCTGGAAGCCCGTGATCAGTGATGTGGGGATTAAGCTGGTGGCAAATAGCGGCTGGGCGCAGGCCGAAATCAAAGTGGCCAACACCCTGATCAATCAATGGGAGGAGCTTACGTTTGATTTTTCTGCTTATCCCAATCCTCCGGGAACAGAAGGCATGTACGATCAGATCGTGATCTTCCCTGACTTTGATCTGTCCGGCAGGACCCAGGATAACACCATCTATTTCGACAACATCACGTTCAACGAGCAGGAACCTATCGTTGGTGGGCCAAATGCCCCGGTTGATTTTGAAACAGGTGGTTATGGGGCCGACTGGACCTGGACCGTGTTTGAGAACGGCCCGAATGCCCCGCTGGGGATCATCGCAAACCCTGACCAGAGTGGAATCAATTCCTCTGCAACGGTAGCTGAATTTACTGCCCTTCAAAGCGGTCAGCCCTGGGCAGGCGTTGAATCGGCACATGGTGATGATGATCTTGGACCTTTCGTGCTGGATGCAACCAACTCCCTGATCAAAATCATGGTCTGGAAGCCCGTGATCAGTGATGTGGGGATCAAACTGGTGGCCGCCAGCGGCTGGGCACAACCCGAAATCAAAGTAGCCAACACCCTGATCAATCAATGGGAAGAGCTTACGTTTGATTTCTCAGGTTATCCCAATCCTCCGGGAACAGAAGGCATGTACGATCAGATTGTGATCTTCCCTGACTTTGATCTGTCCGGCAGGACCCAGGACAACACCATCTATTTCGACAACATCACGTTCAACGAGCAGGGTACAACCCCCGGCGAACCCACGGCAGCAGCACCGGAACCACCGGTGCGCGAACCCGAAGATGTTGTCTCGGTATTCAGCGGTGCGTATACCAATGTGGCCGGCACTGATTTCAATCCCAACTGGGGCCAGTCAACCGTTGTAACTTTCCCGCTGATCGCGGGCAACGAAACCATGAAGTATGCCAATTTCAACTACCAGGGTACACAGTTTGCCTCGGCGCTTGACCTGAGTGGAATGGAGACCCTGCACCTGGATATGTGGACGGCTGATGCAAGCAGTGTTAATGTTTTTCTCATTAGCACCGGTCCGGTTGAAACGCCTTATGCATTGCAGATTACACCCAATCAGTGGGTCAGCTATGACATTCCGCTCACGGCCTTTGCCGGCGTTGATTTAACAGATGTTATTCAAATGAAGTTTGACGGCGGAAACGGGTCACAATCCATTTATCTGGACAATATTTACTTTTACACTGAAGGCGGCGTAATCGGGGATACCCCGAGAAACCCGGTTGATTTTGAAACAGGTGGTTATGGAGCCGACTGGACCTGGACCGTGTTTGAGAACGGCCCGAATGCCCCGCTGGGGATCATCGCAAACCCTGACCAGAGTGGAATCAATACCTCTGCAACGGTAGCTGAATTTACTGCCCTTCAAAGCGGTCAACCCTGGGCAGGCGTTGAATCGGCCCATGGTGATGATGATCTTGGACCTTTCGTGCTGGATGCAACCAACTCCATTATCAAAATCATGGTTTGGAAGCCCGTGATCAGTGATGTGGGCATCAAACTGGTGGCCGCCAGCGGCTGGGCACAACCCGAAATCAAAGTAGCCAACACCCTGATCAATCAATGGGAAGAGCTTACGTTTGATTTCTCAGGTTATCCCAATCCTCCGGGAACAGAAGGCATGTACGATCAGATTGTGATCTTCCCTGACTTTGATCTGTCCGGCAGGACCCAGGACAACACCATCTATTTCGACAACATCACGTTCAATCAACTGGTGACGAACAATGATCTGACTTTCCCCAAACGCATACTGATTTATCCAAACCCTGTAAAAAGGGGTAATCAAATCATACTTGTTGCAGATGTTAAGCAATTTGAATTGTTTGACATAAGCGGAAGAGTGCTGATTTCGACAAACACCTCCATTGTGGATACTGATAAGCTTAGTAAGGGGATCTATGTTTTAAGAATACACACCAGAAACGGTGATATTCAGACACAAAAGCTTATTGTGAAATAAGTCTGTAATTTTTTTTACCTTTAAGCCGTCTGTAAAAAGACGGCTTTTTTTTTCCTTGCTCAGATCATTTTTTAAATCATACTTTAATTGAAAACAAGAGCAGTTTATTTATTAATGCTTTATTGGGGAACACTTGCAACTTTCGCTCAATCGTTTTCGGAAAAAGGTGTGCCTCTGCTGCAAAACTACACCCCTTCTCAATATCAGCATAAAGGTAAGATCTGGGATATCGGGTCTGCTCCGAACGGCATTGTTTATATGGCCGCCGACGAGGGTTTGCTTGAATTCGACGGAAAAACATGGACAAGCTTCAGGGGAAGTGATGGCTTTACCCGCTCATTACTGGTTGATAACGATTCAACAATCTACACGGGATCGGATCTGGACTTTGGCGTCTGGAAAAGAAACAGTTACCGGGTTTTTGAATACACTTCATTGTATCCTTTCAAAGAAGACATTACCGGAGTTAATGAAGAATTCTGGAATGTTTTCAAACTGAACGATAATGTACTCTTTGTCTCGTCTCAGAACATTTATATCTATAAAAACCAGCACTTTACAAAAATTTCTGCACCCACTCATTTCACCGGAAGTTTTTCTGTAAATGATTCATTGTATTTCGCGGATGAAAAGGCCGGTCTTTTCCGGATGGATGGCCTTTCGCTGAAGCAGGTTTTCAAGTTTCCGGCCGGCGCGGGATTTGAGATTGCAGGCATTTACCGGCATCCGAAAGGCATTGTTCTGGTTACTAAAAACTCAGGGTTGGCGCTCTTTTCATCAGGGAAGCTGAGCATCTTAAACAATGCAGTATCTCAGCATCTGCAAACAGCAAAGGTTTTTAGTTTTACTCCCGTCGGCGATCAGTACCTGGCTTTCGGAACGATTCTGAAAGGTTTGTATATCACGGATATAAACGGGAGAATCATCCATCAGATCAACAGAAACAAAGGATTGCCGAACAATACCATTCTGAGCCTGCATTACAGTCCGTCAGGGAAACTATGGATGGGAATGGATTATGGAGTTTCAGCCATTGACCTTCACCGGAAAGTCACCACTTTTTACGATTTCAGGGGGGATTTCGGCTCAGGTTCTGCTGCCCTGATTTATAACGAAAACTTCTATCTCGGCACCAATCAGGGATTGTATCAGTCAGCATGGGATGACCTGAATAATGATTCGGATTATAACAGGTTCCGGCTGATACCCGGCTCAGAGGGGCAGGTCTGGTGTTTGGAGGAAATTGATAATAGTGTGTTATTAGGCCACGATAAGGGGTTGTTTATCCTGAACGGGAACAGCATTCAAAAGATCAGTGATGAACCCGGAGTATGGACCATAGTGCCCTATAAGGATTACCTGCTAACCGGTAATTATAACGGAATTTCAATTTTCAGGAAAGCTGGCAATACCTGGACATTCCTGAAAAAGATGGAGCTCATTCTGGGTTCATGCAATCAGCTGATAGTTGAAAAGGATAATATTTTATGGATCAATATCCCCAACTTCGGGGTGATCAGGGTGGTCTTAGACGACAATCTTTATCCAGCGGAACGGTTGATTATTAAAGACAAGGAATTTGACGGAGCGAATCCCTATCTGAAGAAAAGTGACTCAGGAATACATCTGTTAACAGATCGCTTTCAATACACATTCAGTTCAGCGGAAAGAAAATTTGTGAACAAAGTTGATGCTGAAAGTCAACCTGAAATTGATGGTCTGGTAAATGGAGCCAGTCAACCAATCGTTATTCATCAGGATTATGCCTTCTATCCTGTTTATAATGGCTTTGCGCTGAAATATCTGCGGTCCGGTGATAAAACGTCCGGACAGGCCTATTCCTTGTGTGTAAGAAAGATGGAAGCCATTGGCCGGAATCATGACAAAACAGATTTTTATCCGGAAGCAAGCATCCCTTTCAGACAAAACAGCCTGAAAATTGAATGTATTGTTCCGAATCTTGACAAGGTTCTTTATCAGTATAAGCTGGATGAATCAGGCAGATGGAGCCCCTGGGATTCAAACAATACCTTTGAGTTGTTTAACCTGAAAAGGGGGAAGCATACGCTTTTTGTCAGGGCATCAATGAATAATGAAATATTGCAAACTCTGGCAATACCTTTTCGCATCGAAGCCCCTTGGTTTCACTCATGGTTAGCATACCTTATTTACTTTGTCACAGCAGTATTGATTGTTTACGGATTGCTGAGCCTGCAGAAATTGTCATTGAAAAAGCACAGGAAGCAGCATTTGATTAAGGAACAACGATCATTGCGGGAACAGGCCGAAAAGCACAGGCAGGAAATGATGATGCTGGAACAGGACATGTTAAAGGTAGAATACAATAAACTGAAACAACAATTGAAGGCCAAAACCATAGAGCTTGCATGTAAAGCGAGGGTAGACGACGAGAAAAACCGGATGCTGCTTTCTTTGAAAGAAAAGTTTGAGCGTGTTCAGAAAGAACCGGCCCTGGCGCAGATGATATTAAAAGAAATAAACCGGATTCTGGAATCTTATATAAATACGGAGGTCAATACTTTTGAAATCCAGATAGATGAACTGCATCAGGAGTTTTATAAAAAACTGAAAGACAGGTACCCCGGACTGTCAAACAACGACCTCCGGTTATGCGCGTACCTGAAAATCGGTTTGAACTCCAGGGAAATAGCCGATATTCTGAACATTCTGCCGTCCAGTGCTTTTATAAGCCGTTCCCGGTTGAGGAAAAAGCTCGACATCGGTGCCGATGAAGACTTGTATGAATTTCTGAATTCAATCTGATTTCAGCAGCCCGTTTTATCCAGCCTGGTTTTTCCTGAAACATCCCTCCAGATGGTCATCCACCAGGCCGGCGGCCTGCATAAAAGCATAACAGATGGTGCTTCCGCAGAAGGTGAATCCGCGCTTTTTCATATCCTTTGCCATGGCATCCGATTCAGGACTGGTGGCAGGTATTTGCTTCAGCTCATCCCAATGGTTCACCATGGTTTTCCCTCCGGTAAACTGCCAGATGTAGGCATCAAATGAGCCAAACTCTTTCTGAATGTTTAGAAACACCTGCGCATTCCTGATGGTTCCCCTGATTTTGGCCCGGTTACGGATAATGCCGGAATCGCCGAGCAGGCGGTGATAATCTTCTTCGGTGTAGGCGGCAATTTTCACCGCGTCAAAATTATCGAAGGCCCTGCGGAAACCTTCCCTGCGGTGCAGTATGGTTTTCCAACTCAGGCCGGCCTGAAAGGCGTCAAGCACAAGGAACTCGAAAAGTTTGCGATCGTCATGAACGGGCACACCCCATTCGGTGTCATGGTATTCAATCATCAGCGGGTCGTTGCCCGGCCAGGTACAGGTTTTCATTGCGGATTTTGGATTTTGGATTTCGGAATTCGGTTAAAGGGACGAGGGGCGGCCCTTCGACTCCCCTTCGACTCCGCTCAGGGTGCACGCTCAGGGACCGGGACGAGGGGCGGCATCCTGTCTGAAAGGTACTGCTCACCTGAACACCCGAGCACCTGAACACCCGAACACCCGACATTTCCATATTTTTATATTTACTGATTCTTAATTAGTTACCCCTTTCTCCGTGATAAATCCGGTAATCAATGCGGCGGGGGTGATATCGAAAGCGGGGTTAAAGGCCTCTGATCCCGGATTGGTGACCCTGATGGTATGCATTTTCCCGTCACCGTCGGGCCCGGTCTGGTAGTGCACTTCATCCTGGCTGCGGTGTTCTATTTCAATGGCGCTGCCGTCGGGGGTATTGTGGTCGAAGGTTGACAAGGGGGCTGCCACGAAAAAGGGGATGCCGAAATATTCAGCGAGTATGGCTTTTTCATAGGTCCCGATTTTGTTGGCCACATCCCCGTTGGCCGCGATGCGGTCGGCGCCGGTAATAACCAGGTCGATCATACCTTCCGACATCAGAAATGCACCGGCATTATCGGGGACGATGGTGTGGTCCACGCCTTCGTTGGCTAATTCCCAGGCGGTAAGGCGGGCGCCCTGGCTTCGGGGCCGGGTTTCATCGGCATAAACGTGGATTTGCTTGCCATTCCGGTGAGCCGTGTAAACGGGAGAAAGCGCGCTACCGTAGTCGACAAACCCCAGCCAGCCGGCGTTGCAGTGGGTAAGGATGCGGGCGCCGTCTTTGATAAGCGCGTCGCCAAAGAACCCGATTTTCTTTGCCGCCTCTACATTTGCATTGGCAAGGTTCTGAGCTTCTTCGATGGCGGCCTGAACCGAAATTTTCCCGGCCTCGTAAACCCTGTCAACGGCATAAAACAGGTCGCGGGCGGTAGGGCGGGTGGCGCGGATGCGCTCGCGGGCGATATCGGGATCTTCATTGCTGATAAAGCCCTGAG
It includes:
- the mtnA gene encoding S-methyl-5-thioribose-1-phosphate isomerase; translation: MKVGDRHYRTIWMEGTVVYMIDQNLLPFEFKVQAFKQREATCEAIRKMTVRGAGAIGAAAGFAMAQGFISNEDPDIARERIRATRPTARDLFYAVDRVYEAGKISVQAAIEEAQNLANANVEAAKKIGFFGDALIKDGARILTHCNAGWLGFVDYGSALSPVYTAHRNGKQIHVYADETRPRSQGARLTAWELANEGVDHTIVPDNAGAFLMSEGMIDLVITGADRIAANGDVANKIGTYEKAILAEYFGIPFFVAAPLSTFDHNTPDGSAIEIEHRSQDEVHYQTGPDGDGKMHTIRVTNPGSEAFNPAFDITPAALITGFITEKGVTN